From Woronichinia naegeliana WA131, the proteins below share one genomic window:
- a CDS encoding sulfate ABC transporter ATP-binding protein, with the protein MGILIKEVSKHFGQFHALKKVNLEVKEGSLVALLGPSGSGKSTLLRAIAGLEPPDSGQILIHGQDTTYLDVRKRNIGFVFQHYALFKEMTIWENIAFGLEIRKISRSQAKKRVGDLLDLIQLQGLGDRYPNQLSGGQRQRVALARALAVQPEVLLLDEPFGALDAKIRKELRHWLRRLHEELPVTTVFVTHDQEEAMEVANEIVIMNKGAIEQVGTTAEIYDNPASAFVMGFIGAVNVLPPTARLVQETLERPTTKPVFVRPRQIQILTESIPQTVPAVVQRITFLGAEIQLQLADPEGIDFDVHLNRHQFNDLSIKVGQQIFVKPLETRFFSEVA; encoded by the coding sequence ATGGGGATTCTAATTAAAGAAGTTTCTAAGCATTTTGGTCAATTCCACGCGCTTAAGAAGGTAAATCTTGAGGTTAAAGAGGGTTCACTGGTCGCCTTGTTGGGGCCCTCCGGTTCAGGGAAATCTACCCTACTGAGAGCGATCGCCGGTTTGGAACCCCCTGACAGTGGACAAATTCTGATTCATGGTCAAGACACAACTTATCTAGATGTCAGAAAACGCAATATTGGCTTTGTTTTTCAGCACTATGCCCTCTTTAAAGAGATGACCATTTGGGAAAATATTGCCTTTGGCCTAGAAATTCGTAAAATATCGCGCTCCCAGGCGAAAAAACGGGTAGGAGATTTACTCGATTTAATTCAATTACAGGGTCTCGGCGATCGCTATCCCAATCAACTATCGGGAGGACAACGCCAACGGGTCGCCTTAGCTAGAGCTTTAGCTGTTCAACCGGAAGTTTTACTGTTAGATGAACCCTTTGGTGCTTTGGATGCCAAAATTCGCAAAGAATTAAGACACTGGTTGCGCCGACTTCATGAGGAACTTCCGGTCACAACGGTTTTCGTAACTCACGATCAAGAAGAAGCAATGGAAGTCGCGAATGAAATTGTAATTATGAATAAGGGTGCAATTGAACAGGTCGGTACAACCGCCGAAATTTACGACAATCCGGCTAGTGCTTTTGTGATGGGCTTTATTGGCGCGGTCAATGTCTTACCACCCACAGCCCGTTTAGTTCAAGAAACCTTAGAACGACCGACAACTAAACCCGTATTTGTTCGTCCTCGCCAAATTCAAATCTTAACGGAGTCTATTCCCCAGACGGTTCCGGCCGTAGTTCAACGTATTACCTTTTTGGGAGCGGAAATTCAGCTACAGTTAGCCGACCCCGAAGGAATCGATTTTGATGTGCATTTGAATCGCCATCAGTTTAACGATTTGAGCATAAAGGTCGGTCAACAAATTTTTGTAAAACCCTTAGAAACTCGGTTTTTTAGCGAGGTTGCCTAA